AGCCTGTCCctgcctggggcagagtgggacattTTTCATCGAAGAAGAAACGTAAGTATTTCAACTGTTTTGAGTGAAATGTATTACTTGcggttttttttataagttttagaatatatTCTCCAAGCAGTGAGACCAAAATTTTTCGTTTACCAATTAAtctgaggaaaatttaaaataaaatgctacaactgtcccactgtgccccagtctcccctatcgTTTAAAATATTCCGCCCTCTTCACTTCTGACATTAAGCAATCAGTGCCTAATTCCAGTGAAGCTGCAATTCATAGTTTTAATAcagttttgtttaaattttgaaatcatgaaCGTAATTTGCGACCTATGAAAGTGTTAATACACAACTTActtcatatttaataattgttACCACCTTTTCTGCACTGGGCCTATTTGTGCTTGTAATATCAGGGGTAGAATGTTTTTGATAAAGTTAAAAGTCATCCATTTGAAGTTTGAATGAGTTTATACCAGTTTTTCCACGCCACCCGAGAGGTAACTGGCAAGGCGCGTTTCccttttttatacgtagacgtaACGGAAAAGGGATCCCCACGCCCCAGTTGAAAATATCCCCAAGTTTACCGGCCGAGAGAGCACAGCGAACgtaaagacaatatttttcaactgGCACATAGGCCTACTTGTAACCGACAAACACAAAGACACACACAGCCATTCACGCATCACATTCACACGTGCAAGCACTCCCTACCACACACTCCTCTCCAAGCATTCCATCACCACCTCCATCCCCCTCTGATTAAGGTGGACACCGTCGGGACGGCGACGATTACCTTTACCCATATACCTGtacggaagaaggaaaggaaatgaaaacaaccTTCATTGGGCATTGGAAAAGCATATGAGAATGAAATACCAACCTCTCAAAAAATGTGTCGTCTACCCCACCGTGATGGACAAGAAAAGGAGTTGTGATATCTACGACCCGGATCCCCCCTGTAAAGGAAGTCAGTTATGAGAGGAACGGTTAACGTCATCCAGCATACGTGAGTGCGAATACTGTGTAATATCTTACATCTGTAATACCGGTGTAGCCACCGTCCCAGCGCCAGTACGTGTCTCCTGTATATGACATTACGCCACATAGCTGGCGCTGGAGGTATTGTCAGGAAGGTAACTGCAGGGGCCAACACCCGCAGCTTCATTATTAATCGATGTATATCGGCCCTCAACGTTCGATATACGCAATCCTGGATGAAAGGGGAGAAATAATACGTTATTCTCCGCGAGAGAGGAGTTGGAATCCGCTGACGCTCTCTTTCACGGAAAAGTGTAAATAGGAACACTTACATTACGGAGGTCGTTCGACCCGATAAGGACGATCACAGGCTTTGCAAAATAACCGTGGTCATCCACGAGTCTCCTCAATTGGAGGACTGTCTGCCCCGATACACATAACCCGATGCGGGCAGGGCGAACTGTTGTGAGAAATCACAGGTGATGAGCAGGAAGAGAAGTTATTGGAAAAGGTACTTCATCATAGTATAAGTATGTACTTACCTCCCTCCATCCGCCACCCCAAATACGCACCCAGGCGCACCATATGGGAGTCGCCCAGGAGCTGATGTCCGCACATAACTGGCCCTTCCATCGTCGGCAACGGGTAATGGACAGCGGCAGGGTTTCTACAGGAGCGCACGATATCCTTCCAACGTCCTTGCTGAGATGCAGATGACGTTCGCATGCTACGTAGCACCCCTTCTCCGCCGCTTCGCCCACTCCTAAACCTTCAAACCTTCCCACTATACGCCGGACGGACGTGTCTCGTAGCTCCCACCACCTAAACCCCGCCTTCCGTGGGAGGAGTCATGGCGGCTGACAACCACGTAACAGCTGAAGTATGATCCACCTCTGGCATAATTGGCAGGGGTTTATAAATCACGAATATACAGCACGCAATTGGAATCGTACATGCTCATCACACGGTGGAAAGGAAGTGTATCGAATAATTTTCTACTGTTTATGTAAATGGAAGAAAGCATGCACATTTTTTGCCCAACCTTTCCATTTCCGTTACACAAATGATACATTAACAGTTGATGGATACTTTAAGAATTTCCGAGACTTCCAATCAATGAAAGTAGTTTCTAAATATTAACTTccgttttaaagaaatataaaagcgcaataatttaataatttgcttgaagTGTCCCCTAAAACTTCCGAGACGATGGTATTGTAATTGCCTACGAATGTTGTAAAAGGAGGGATGGAtacaaaatgatgatatttatttaaaagaattaatgcaattatgaattgattgccttaaagctttgcaatgtttttcaggaaataacaatattaaaattgagaTCCATACACGTAATATAATATCGCTtaatatattcccccccccctccactgcaAATACTAAGCAGTCATTGCCTTTTTTCAGTGAAGCTGCAATTTTTTGGCATGATATGGTATTATTAGAttagattattttgatcaaaattcgttcaactgagaagcacatgaaagcagctcagtgttacaatgatatcgaaattcttaattaataaaacttttaacagCGAAAATTCAACGACATTCCATTCAAGATAATTCATTTCTCCATGGCTAATTTATCCGAAATACGTATGGTGaaaccatatttatattttcaacacttattctaatttattcaaattcaagtaaaataaaatggaagcgcTCAGTGTACTGTATTCATAATTCAGAATCGACCGTTCATTTAGGCGTCTGCCACTCCGACATGAAGGCGAAAAAAGAACCATCGCGTGATTAACATAGTTTTCCCCGATATATAGGATACAATATTGGTAGTAGATGACGTTCATGGAAAAATTCAGCTTATTTGGATAGCCGCACGGCACGGCAGATTATAAGAGGGAAGCTGCTGCGCAAGGAATTGACATCAGGCGCCTAAGTTTAAGCTGCATAGGTTACATTTCACCAGTACTCTGGTACATACTCGTGCCCAGAACACGCAggaggaattatagaaaaattaacaaaatccttatttttcatcgcagaaacaccgTTCGAGTTCCTACTTGATGGCATGATTTGccggagtgcgatgaaaacattCAATTTCTGATGACGGGATAGTATGATAGAGTTCGAAAATGTAGTAGGATCGGTCACTTTTTCGGAGGTACGcgccccgctggtagggtcgaggagagggacctgcgtgggtgagttcgccGATGGTGGAGTCAGGGAATAATAACCCTTGGGAAtccttcggcgaaagtgctgaccgcatggcaccTTCCTTATTTCTAGTTGAGAGTATTTTTAAGAATATCCAAAACTAAATATTAATAGAAGCAGTTTAAATATGTTTCCTTCCGTTATAAATGCAAAGTAATGACAgcgaaaggaaataaatttcataaatactttaaatacattttcacgACCAATTACTGATTGCATTTGATTTCCGAATAATGTTACTAAACGTGGAATAATTATCGTTATGTGTACGTGCCGTATAGTGAAATACATTCAGCTATCATAATTTCCGTACGTGCAATCAAATCGAATTCTTTATGTATAGCGTATGTGCACGGTACGTGGGAATCGATAGTAGTAACCTACGTTTTTCCAATGCATTTGTACCCATGACAGATCCcccattcaaaatatttggaaaacccCAAGTCTACGCCAGAATGCGgacccctcccccaggcaacacACAACTGCCAGCGCTGCGCGGGCAAGGTCGTTGAGCACTCTAGCAGCCCATTGTTGATGGAAAGCCTTCTGAAAAGAATATCCCCGCTTGAGACGAAGGGATGCCGCCAAAAGGATATTTGAATGTGCATGTGAAAATCCAAAATAACTATACTTTCACCCTTCTCTGTCTTTTGCGGGTTTTCCCAACGCTTTTCACCCCATTCGTGTCCTTTCCATCCTGCGTGTCGCATTTCTCGATCCACCCACCCTTTTAATACAACACCGTACGGTAATGTACGCGACAAATGTGAATATTGTACGCCACAGAGGATGACATGAGAACGTCTACGCGAACATGCTCGCGTAGACGTCAAGGCGATAAACCAACCGTCGGGCAATGAAAATGGTTTTCCTCGAAATATAGGATACAATATTCAGAATGCATTtgacattatttagctcatttcTCAATTAATAATGTATCTAAAAATCACGATACCATCCCGTCCGATTATATAGCTTCTcccaaattaaatataaattttcactatgaaaaatcAAAGACGTTCCATTCCAGATAATTCATTTCTCCATGACTATTTCCTCCGAAATACGAATgatgaaaggaaaattatatttccgaCAATTATTCCAATTTATTGTAATTCAAGTAGAATTACATCAAAGTGACCGGTGTACTGTAACCATAATTCAAAATCGatcgtccatttaggcgtctgcgactcggACATGAAGGCGATGAAAGAACCATTGCGTAATGAACATAGTTTATCTCGAAATATAGGATACAATATTGATAGTGCGTTCTCGGAGAAAATGATCTTATTGGTATAGCCACAGGGCATGGCAGATTGAAAAAGTAAAGTGACGAATTGCAGATTGCATTTGATTTCTTGAACGAGGTATGTTACTAAACGTGGAATAATCAATGTTATGTGTACGTGCCGGATGAGAAAGGCATTCAGCTTTCATAATTCCCGTATGTAGAATCAGTTCAATTTTCTAGCGTGACGTATCATATGTGCACGCTAATTGTGTTTTTTGTGCTTCACGCtgtaatgcttttttttttaactggtgaATTTCCAAAACTTCCAATTAATAAAcgcattttcaaaatgttatcttccgttttcaaagaaattgaagtACATTAGTTGATAAATGTTCATGAATGATGCCAAAAAGTTCCGTAACGAAAAGCAACGACGCGAAGGACCACTGTCTCTTAACGACGAATAAAGCAGTAGGCGTCGTGTGACAATATCGGATATAAACTGTTGAAGAATTGAATGCGTAGTTCCTtatctttcatttagtttcactTATAAATACATAAGTTAAGAATAGATTATGGTTGCGGCCACATTATCACCTTTGCTATTCTCATGAATGTATTTCTGCAACACGATGGCAGttgatttatttcatataatataGCTCATTTGCAATCGACAATGTATGTAAATGTCACTTCAAAATCCCGTCCGAGTATATAGCTGTTCCGtagataaataaaacttttaacagGGAAAAttcaacgacgttccattcaagataattaatttctccatggCTATTTTATCGGAAATACGTATAGTGaaaccatatttatattttcaacactCATTCCAATGTattcaaattcaagtaaaataaaatcaaagtggccagtgtactgtaatcataatTCAAAATCGATCGTTCATTTAGGCGTCTGCCACTCGGACATGAAGTCGAAAAAAGAACCATCATACAgaaatagcaaatttattttaacgataaaataagaaacgaaTGGGTTATAAATTAATTCGGAGACCCTGTCTCCGAACGAATGTGAAAGCAGTAAGCGTCCGCGGTCATTAATTGTTTATGCATGCGTTTTGCGAAAAATCTTCTTGTTCCTttctcgaaaaatataaattaagaatgacattttttgtCTTCAGAGCAgcgattacaatttttaaacaaagatCTGTGATCAATTTTAACGTATTCATCCATTTTCGCCCTGACGTCAACGCGACATCGTACGATGTCTATGCATGTAACATTATGGTAGTGTAATTGTCTACGAATGTATTAAAACGAGGAATGAATAcaaaatgatgttatttatttaaaagaattaatgcAATTATGAATTGATTGCCTTAAAGCTTCAAtatgtttttcaggaaataacaatattaaaatagagATCCATACACGTAATATAATATCGCTTAAAATATTCCGCCCTCTTCACTGCAAATATTGAGTAGTCACTGccattttttttgtgaaactgcaatttattgcatgatataatttcattaaaaatttaaaatcatatacGGAATTATTGACCTATGAAAGTGTGAACACAAAGCTtagttgatatttaataattattaccacCTTTTCTGCATTTGGCGTAGTTGTGCTATATTGTCTTAAAACTCTTCCTGCAACTCTTCTTATTTTCCACTACATGTTATTTAGTCACGAGTTGTTACATGCGTATGAATATGCGTTAATATGCATG
The nucleotide sequence above comes from Ischnura elegans chromosome 13, ioIscEleg1.1, whole genome shotgun sequence. Encoded proteins:
- the LOC124170400 gene encoding uncharacterized protein LOC124170400 is translated as MRTSSASQQGRWKDIVRSCRNPAAVHYPLPTMEGPVMCGHQLLGDSHMVRLGAYLGWRMEGVRPARIGLCVSGQTVLQLRRLVDDHGYFAKPVIVLIGSNDLRNDCVYRTLRADIHRLIMKLRVLAPAVTFLTIPPAPAMWRNVIYRRHVLALGRWLHRYYRWGIRVVDITTPFLVHHGGVDDTFFERYMGKGNRRRPDGVHLNQRGMEVVMECLERSVW